TTAATGACGGAAGCATCACGCTGGGTGCTCGCAAACGGCGCGGTTACGGGCGAGTCCGTGTGCCTGAGTGGCGAGTTAAAAGATATGATTTGACTACTCCCGAGGGCCTTCTCGACTGGATTGAGAACGGGGATAAACCTCTCGAATACGTCAAACCGGTCTCTGACATTAAAACGGCGCTCGGGATTAACGAGCTACTTCCAGACAGACGGCAGTTCTTCCATCTCGAAGCGACTTTTTCCCTTGATGGTTCGCTTCTCATTCGCTCTGGCAGTGGGCAGGATGATCGAGGCCCCGATATAGTACATTTACATGCAAGACAAGCCGATGGCAGTATTAAGCCTGTCTTACCCGGTACAAGCTTAGCCGGTGCGTTACGAGCCCGAGCTTTGAGAATAGTCAATACAATAGCCAACGAGGATGAAGCTCAAAAATTGGTGGGGGAGATGTTTGGACCTGAGGTAAACAATGGGGGTGATCCTAAGTCCAGTCGAGTCATCGTCAGCGAAGCGGTCATAAATAATGCAAGGACGGACCTTGTGCAAAACCGAGTCAGTATCGACCGCTTCACGGGTGGCGCGCGGGAGACCGCACTCTTTAATGAGCAGCCGGCTTTCGGCGGCGATGACACCGTGCTTACGCTTGAGTTGCGCCTGATGAACCCGCAAGACAAAGAAATTGGCCTCCTTTTACTTTTGCTAAAAGACCTTTGGACAGGAGATTTGCCACTGGGCGG
This genomic interval from Caldanaerovirga acetigignens contains the following:
- a CDS encoding RAMP superfamily CRISPR-associated protein, yielding MSDALWAGKQSRKIISRIVVEGDLVLQTPAHFGNGDTDELVDMPLLVDPLDGRTPLLTGTSIAGALRSYLRERERGYGQSADGKSASVLLFGALKYNKNEEEGEQSPLIVEDALGKNFGIEIRNSVVIDPKSRTTWENRLFDLELWQAGTTFPLRFELVIREGDDEVRLKQALATALKGFNDGSITLGARKRRGYGRVRVPEWRVKRYDLTTPEGLLDWIENGDKPLEYVKPVSDIKTALGINELLPDRRQFFHLEATFSLDGSLLIRSGSGQDDRGPDIVHLHARQADGSIKPVLPGTSLAGALRARALRIVNTIANEDEAQKLVGEMFGPEVNNGGDPKSSRVIVSEAVINNARTDLVQNRVSIDRFTGGARETALFNEQPAFGGDDTVLTLELRLMNPQDKEIGLLLLLLKDLWTGDLPLGGEVGVGRGRLKGKRAVLTLQRDGGTQEWKIVANGRGLTIDGDRNELEQFVRALSN